One Candidatus Binatia bacterium genomic region harbors:
- a CDS encoding transporter substrate-binding domain-containing protein, which translates to MSGDYPPFAYRDAKGCLQGYDVAMAKAWSVDKGRILEVVPFTWPDLTSDLADERFAVAMSGITVRGDRLIQAPMSRAVATADAIVVVSNQRAVPMLDTPGLRVAVNRGGHLERVARAHLPGVALILVDENRTLPDLLARGLVDAVVTDTLEIRSFHPAPRVARVLQSDRKAYWLGAGEAGLLESIDTWLAAQEASGQLAERRRRYIPDTGPRLSPAEERLADLVARRLQVMPFVAETKRAQSLPIQDSGREQAIRRRAARVAAEAHLEIEPYVALVEAQFAAAKAVQRAQLQRGEGALEIFSLQEQIRPAIDRIDHALRQELALRPENLRAGPLRRRILEWAPLPGVNDASIDPIVTALLATISQSAGRGSGRWPAGCRGRSSAGGVDDTTEQATKRAYSPPQ; encoded by the coding sequence ATGAGTGGCGATTACCCTCCGTTCGCCTACCGCGACGCCAAGGGATGCTTGCAGGGCTATGATGTCGCGATGGCCAAGGCGTGGTCTGTCGACAAGGGCCGCATCCTCGAGGTTGTTCCCTTTACCTGGCCGGATCTGACCAGCGACCTCGCTGACGAGCGATTTGCGGTGGCGATGAGCGGGATTACGGTTCGTGGTGATCGGTTGATTCAGGCGCCAATGTCGCGGGCCGTAGCCACAGCCGATGCCATTGTAGTCGTTTCTAACCAACGAGCAGTGCCGATGCTGGATACTCCCGGTCTGCGCGTTGCCGTGAATCGAGGCGGTCACCTGGAGCGCGTCGCCCGGGCCCACTTGCCCGGAGTCGCTCTGATCCTGGTGGACGAGAACCGGACACTTCCCGATTTGCTCGCCCGCGGCTTAGTGGATGCTGTGGTGACCGATACCCTCGAGATCCGAAGTTTTCATCCGGCGCCGCGGGTAGCGCGGGTTCTCCAATCGGATCGCAAGGCTTATTGGCTAGGCGCTGGTGAGGCGGGCTTGCTCGAATCCATCGATACCTGGCTGGCCGCGCAAGAGGCGAGCGGCCAGCTTGCGGAGCGCCGGCGGCGCTACATTCCGGATACCGGCCCAAGGCTGTCCCCCGCAGAGGAGCGCCTCGCGGATCTGGTGGCGCGCCGGCTGCAGGTCATGCCCTTTGTCGCAGAAACAAAAAGAGCTCAATCGCTGCCGATTCAGGATTCCGGCCGGGAGCAGGCTATCCGTCGTCGCGCGGCACGAGTTGCTGCGGAAGCGCATCTGGAAATCGAGCCCTATGTGGCATTGGTCGAGGCACAATTTGCGGCGGCCAAAGCAGTGCAGCGGGCCCAGTTGCAGCGAGGCGAGGGTGCGCTCGAAATCTTCTCCTTGCAGGAGCAGATCCGACCCGCGATTGATCGTATCGATCACGCCTTGCGGCAGGAACTGGCCTTGCGCCCGGAGAATCTTCGCGCGGGACCACTGCGTCGTCGAATTCTCGAGTGGGCGCCCTTGCCCGGAGTCAACGATGCGAGCATCGATCCGATTGTAACGGCGTTGCTGGCGACCATATCGCAATCAGCCGGTCGCGGGTCCGGCAGGTGGCCTGCCGGGTGCCGCGGGCGCTCCTCCGCTGGCGGCGTAGATGACACCACCGAGCAGGCCACCAAGCGCGCCTACAGCCCACCACAATAA